A region from the Amycolatopsis camponoti genome encodes:
- a CDS encoding maleylpyruvate isomerase N-terminal domain-containing protein — MTTASEKARALLDAVRKLDDEWARAIGGLGEPELRAPSALPGWSRAHVLAHVARNADGLKNLLTWANTGVETPMYASPEAREADIEAGARRGAADILADFVASAARFEEYAAGLPDDAWAREARNRQGNPVSGTVVARMRVSELTIHLADLDRGYDLDRVLALLGPLAGEVVQHAINSRSAHLPALRLVAEGTGEWTMGAAPGATVTGTSGQLLAWLSGRSDGESLDGDVPRIPAWS; from the coding sequence GTGACGACGGCATCCGAAAAGGCGCGCGCCCTGCTCGACGCGGTACGGAAACTCGACGACGAATGGGCGCGGGCCATCGGTGGCCTCGGCGAGCCCGAGCTGCGCGCCCCCAGCGCGTTGCCCGGGTGGTCGCGCGCCCACGTCCTGGCGCACGTCGCGCGCAACGCCGACGGCCTCAAGAACCTCCTGACCTGGGCGAACACCGGTGTCGAGACGCCGATGTACGCCAGCCCCGAAGCCCGCGAAGCCGACATCGAGGCTGGTGCCCGGCGCGGGGCCGCCGACATCCTCGCCGACTTCGTCGCGTCCGCCGCGCGCTTCGAGGAGTACGCCGCCGGCCTGCCGGACGACGCCTGGGCGCGGGAGGCCCGCAACCGGCAGGGCAACCCCGTCAGCGGGACCGTCGTCGCGCGGATGCGGGTGTCCGAGCTGACCATCCACCTCGCCGACCTCGATCGCGGCTACGACCTCGACCGCGTCCTGGCGCTGCTCGGTCCGCTCGCCGGTGAGGTCGTCCAGCACGCGATCAACTCCCGGAGCGCGCACCTCCCCGCGCTGCGCCTGGTCGCCGAGGGCACGGGCGAATGGACGATGGGCGCCGCCCCCGGTGCGACCGTCACCGGCACGAGCGGGCAGCTCCTGGCCTGGCTGAGCGGGCGTTCCGACGGCGAGAGCCTCGACGGCGACGTGCCGCGGATCCCCGCCTGGTCGTGA